TTGCTCAGGCCGCCGTTAAACCGAGTCCTTGGGCGATCGCCGCGATTAAGCAAGTTCGATTGATTGGCCAAGACCCGCGCACCAATCCCGATCGCAAAACAGAAGCCAATTACCTCGTGGAGTGGGATTTACCCGCTGGCCTAACGATGGAGACCTATCTCCAACGCAAAGCCGAGAAGACCCCGCTCTATGCCCAAGTGCCCGAAGTGCAGTTCGAGCGCACCTACGTCTGCGAAGACCTATCCAAATGTCTTTGCTTCTACGACGGTCCTGACGAAGCAGCGGTTCGCCGTGCCCGTGAAGTCGTTGGGGCTCCCATCGATCGCCTCGCTGCCATCGAAACCATCGGTTGAGGGATGCTGGGATGCCAACCACCACTCTGCTAAACGAGATTCAAGCGCTCTCCGCCGCTGATCCTGAGCACCGCTCCCAAAGCCTCGATATTCTCCAGCTCATTGCCCAAGCCGGTTGGTTAGGGCTCGGGGTCGATCGCCAGCAGGGTGGTAACGGTGGCTCCATTCTGGATGCAGTCGAAGCGATCGCCGCTGTTTCCGAAGTCTGTTTGACCAGTGGCTTTGCTTTTTGGTGCCAACGGACGTTTATTCAGTACCTTACTGCTAGCGAGAATGACTGGCTGAAATCTGAGGTTCTGCCCATCGTTCTGCGGGCTGAAAAGGCCGGAGCGACGGGAATGTCCAATGCCATGAAGCATCTCTCGGGCTTGGAACCCTTGCGGCTCAACGCTGAACGTCAAACTGGCGGAATTCAGTTGCAAGGCTCCCTACCTTGGGCTTCCAATCTGGTCCCTAAGCAATTTTTTGTGGCTGTGGCCACGGAAACTCGCGACGGAGAGGTCTTGATTGTGGCGATTCCCTCCCATGCCTTGGGGGTTGAACGCAGTCCTGACTTTGACTTACTGGGGATGGTTGCCGCCTCGACGGGTGCCCTCAATTTCGATCAGGTCTGGCTACCCGATCGCTGGATCATCGCTGAGGCAGGACGGGCCTTCTTGCCCAAAGTGCGCCCGAGTTTTCTGCTCTTTCAGTGCGGATTACCTCTCGGAACCATTCGAGCGGCACTCAAAGCGATCGCCCCAACCCTGAGTGGGCCCAGTGCAGTTCTCAAGAGCCGTTACTCTCAAGTTCAAATTCAACTTGAGGGGCTGACCGCCGATCTGCATGCCTTGGCGCAGCTCAGCGAGTTCTCGTTGCCACAACTCCGTCAGTTGTTTGAATTGCGGATTGCCCTCACCCGCTTGGCGACCGAGGTGACTTGGCTAGAGCTAGAAGCTCGTGGGGGCAAGGGCTACCACGCTGGCAGCACCGCGAAACGGCTGCGAGAAGTTGCCTTTTTACCCGTGCTGACGCCGAGCTTGGTGCAACTGGAGCGCGAACTGCAGCGCACCGCTGCTGAGGCAGTGGCATGACCACCACAATCGCCGATCCGGTTGTCAACCCGCGATCGCCCACTGACATCATCCTGCAGGCGCGATCGCTGACCAAGCACTATCGCAGCGGCAACCACAACGTCACCGCCTTTCAAGATCTCACCCTCAGCTTGCA
The sequence above is a segment of the Synechococcus elongatus PCC 11801 genome. Coding sequences within it:
- a CDS encoding DUF4242 domain-containing protein, translated to MPLYLVEASLPEVTPEIVQTQLSELAAAASQQQAVLIEAQVARSDRKIFVIVEADSETVAQAAVKPSPWAIAAIKQVRLIGQDPRTNPDRKTEANYLVEWDLPAGLTMETYLQRKAEKTPLYAQVPEVQFERTYVCEDLSKCLCFYDGPDEAAVRRAREVVGAPIDRLAAIETIG
- a CDS encoding acyl-CoA dehydrogenase family protein encodes the protein MPTTTLLNEIQALSAADPEHRSQSLDILQLIAQAGWLGLGVDRQQGGNGGSILDAVEAIAAVSEVCLTSGFAFWCQRTFIQYLTASENDWLKSEVLPIVLRAEKAGATGMSNAMKHLSGLEPLRLNAERQTGGIQLQGSLPWASNLVPKQFFVAVATETRDGEVLIVAIPSHALGVERSPDFDLLGMVAASTGALNFDQVWLPDRWIIAEAGRAFLPKVRPSFLLFQCGLPLGTIRAALKAIAPTLSGPSAVLKSRYSQVQIQLEGLTADLHALAQLSEFSLPQLRQLFELRIALTRLATEVTWLELEARGGKGYHAGSTAKRLREVAFLPVLTPSLVQLERELQRTAAEAVA